Proteins from a genomic interval of Trichocoleus sp.:
- the hypA gene encoding hydrogenase maturation nickel metallochaperone HypA, translated as MHETDMTKALIITLQNWWDEQPEKPQITQVHLTVGQFTCVEPVSLQFAFEVQTRGTFLDGAALVIRETPLIAFCHPCQQEYQPEIGVQYACPTCHSPMDDIRSGRELKIDRLECSTMAIGF; from the coding sequence ATGCATGAAACAGACATGACCAAGGCGCTGATCATCACTCTCCAAAACTGGTGGGATGAGCAGCCGGAAAAACCCCAGATTACGCAGGTTCATCTCACCGTCGGACAGTTTACCTGTGTGGAACCTGTCAGCCTCCAGTTTGCCTTTGAGGTGCAGACGCGAGGGACGTTTCTGGATGGCGCAGCACTGGTGATCCGCGAAACGCCGCTGATCGCTTTCTGCCATCCTTGCCAGCAGGAATATCAGCCCGAAATTGGCGTTCAGTATGCCTGCCCAACCTGCCATTCACCCATGGACGATATTCGATCGGGACGAGAACTAAAGATCGATCGCCTAGAATGCAGCACGATGGCGATCGGGTTTTAG
- a CDS encoding Spy/CpxP family protein refolding chaperone yields MLKNQKATVKWLSLLAGVAVLTLSSRMIPAALAQSSSTSATPSAGRSFHRQNWLNLTSEQQAQMEQIKRSEREQIGNVLTDAQKTQLEAARANRGERGQMFESLNLTDEQQTQIQQIREATRQQMDAILTAEQRQQLQQNPRREGMRHPNLNLTSEQQAQMEQIKQSEREQISNVLTDAQKTQLEAARANRGERGQMFESLNLTDEQQTQIQQIREATRQQMDTILTAEQRQQLQQHRPPAMDETQSPQ; encoded by the coding sequence ATGCTAAAGAATCAAAAGGCAACGGTTAAATGGCTCTCATTGCTGGCTGGAGTTGCTGTGCTGACCCTTTCCAGCAGAATGATTCCCGCTGCACTGGCACAGTCCTCATCCACTTCGGCAACCCCATCAGCAGGACGATCGTTCCATCGGCAAAACTGGCTCAATCTGACCTCGGAGCAGCAAGCACAGATGGAACAGATTAAACGATCGGAGCGAGAGCAAATTGGCAATGTCTTGACGGATGCCCAGAAAACGCAGCTAGAAGCCGCCAGAGCAAACCGGGGAGAGAGAGGTCAGATGTTTGAGTCGCTCAATCTAACTGATGAGCAGCAGACACAAATTCAGCAGATCCGGGAAGCCACTCGTCAGCAGATGGACGCTATCCTGACTGCAGAACAGCGGCAACAGCTTCAGCAGAATCCTCGACGAGAAGGAATGCGGCATCCAAACCTGAACCTAACCTCCGAGCAGCAAGCACAGATGGAACAGATTAAACAATCGGAGCGAGAGCAAATTAGCAATGTCTTAACGGATGCCCAGAAAACCCAGCTAGAAGCCGCTAGAGCAAACCGGGGAGAGAGAGGTCAGATGTTTGAGTCGCTCAATCTAACTGATGAGCAGCAGACACAAATTCAGCAAATCCGGGAAGCCACTCGTCAGCAGATGGACACTATCCTGACTGCAGAACAGCGGCAGCAGCTTCAGCAACACCGCCCACCTGCAATGGACGAAACACAATCGCCGCAATAA
- the hypB gene encoding hydrogenase nickel incorporation protein HypB — MHQTFDAALGINLLHANQEGADHNRAHFDSWGITCLNVMSSPGAGKTALLERTLAALNTELKVAVIEGDMTTELDADRLRQYGVPVIAINTGRSCHLDSKMVSGGIHRLAHEYNPAEFDLVLVENVGNLVCPAEFEVGEHAKVALLSITEGEDKPLKYPVMFQEADCLLITKLDLAPYLEVDIERIAANVRQMNPHVTIIAVSAKTGEGLELWYDWVRQQVAQKPVLIAHSH, encoded by the coding sequence ATGCACCAAACCTTTGACGCCGCTCTGGGGATTAATCTACTGCACGCGAATCAGGAAGGAGCTGACCACAATCGCGCCCATTTCGACAGTTGGGGTATCACTTGCCTCAATGTGATGAGCAGTCCGGGGGCAGGTAAAACGGCTCTGCTTGAGCGCACATTGGCAGCCCTGAATACTGAACTTAAAGTTGCTGTGATTGAAGGCGATATGACGACTGAACTGGATGCCGATCGCCTGCGGCAGTATGGGGTTCCTGTGATTGCCATCAACACCGGACGTTCCTGTCACCTCGACTCCAAGATGGTGTCTGGCGGCATTCATCGATTAGCCCATGAGTACAATCCGGCAGAATTTGATTTGGTGCTGGTTGAGAACGTTGGCAATCTCGTTTGTCCAGCAGAATTTGAGGTGGGTGAACATGCCAAAGTCGCGCTGCTCAGCATTACTGAAGGAGAAGATAAGCCGCTCAAGTATCCGGTCATGTTTCAGGAAGCAGATTGTCTGCTGATTACGAAATTGGATCTTGCTCCTTATCTAGAAGTGGATATCGAACGCATTGCCGCAAATGTCCGACAGATGAATCCTCACGTCACGATTATTGCCGTATCGGCTAAAACGGGTGAAGGCTTGGAGCTTTGGTATGACTGGGTGCGGCAGCAGGTGGCTCAGAAACCTGTCTTAATCGCTCATTCGCATTAA
- a CDS encoding sensor histidine kinase, which produces MQRPSLFSNRSFRLLLYLEWILLGITLLGAIRPAPHREISEATLPLTLLTLLAFGAMGFKLPMERTRDKVLYTAIEFGLLFFTFLLDGRTISFPLLGLIIVIRSCLIFAQTNRVIVAGLVLATFLLMLFQRVPEPRRPHRVPPILPSPDSFAHTILSLRLNVAITFGLTLLFTLLLVNALLAERESRKKLLIANDQLRQYALRIQDQATLQERNRIAREIHDALGHVLTAQSIQLENAMLFLPAGSEKTKSFLQEAKQLGSRALQEVRRSISTLRANPLQGQSLTTAIDKAVQDFYQTTGIQPKYQIQLSHPISVDISTTLYRIIQESLTNIWKHSQATQVHIHLEEQAETIQLRIEDNGQGFDPTQNTTGFGLQGMRERSIALGGKFALFSQPQQGCQILVSVPLHKTL; this is translated from the coding sequence ATGCAGCGCCCATCCCTTTTTTCGAATCGTTCCTTTCGCTTGCTGCTCTACCTAGAGTGGATTTTATTGGGCATCACGCTTTTAGGAGCAATTCGACCTGCACCGCATCGGGAAATCAGCGAGGCAACTCTGCCTTTAACACTGCTGACGCTCCTGGCATTTGGGGCAATGGGTTTCAAGCTGCCGATGGAGAGAACTCGCGATAAAGTGCTTTATACAGCGATCGAGTTTGGCTTGCTATTTTTCACATTTCTGCTGGATGGGCGAACCATCTCTTTTCCGCTCCTTGGTTTAATTATTGTGATTCGGAGCTGCTTAATTTTTGCCCAAACGAATCGGGTAATTGTTGCCGGATTGGTGCTAGCAACTTTTCTGCTGATGCTCTTTCAGCGAGTTCCAGAACCCCGCCGCCCCCATCGCGTCCCGCCCATCCTCCCTTCCCCGGACTCGTTTGCTCATACAATTCTGAGCCTGAGGCTCAACGTTGCCATCACTTTTGGTCTAACACTCCTATTTACCTTACTGCTTGTGAATGCGCTGCTGGCTGAGCGAGAAAGTCGCAAAAAGCTGCTGATTGCCAATGATCAGTTACGTCAATATGCTCTCCGCATTCAGGATCAAGCAACTTTACAAGAGCGTAACCGCATTGCGCGTGAAATCCATGATGCGCTGGGGCATGTCCTCACGGCTCAAAGCATTCAGCTCGAAAATGCAATGCTGTTTTTACCAGCCGGATCAGAGAAAACAAAATCTTTTTTACAAGAAGCAAAGCAGCTAGGATCCAGAGCATTACAGGAAGTGAGGCGATCGATCTCCACGCTACGTGCTAACCCCCTTCAGGGACAATCACTCACAACAGCAATTGATAAAGCAGTACAAGACTTTTATCAAACAACCGGAATCCAGCCAAAGTACCAGATCCAATTATCGCACCCTATTTCTGTTGATATCAGTACAACGCTTTACCGCATCATTCAAGAATCACTCACCAATATCTGGAAACACAGCCAAGCAACGCAAGTTCACATTCACTTGGAAGAGCAGGCAGAAACCATTCAGTTACGGATTGAAGACAACGGGCAAGGATTTGATCCGACGCAAAACACAA